A single region of the Pogoniulus pusillus isolate bPogPus1 chromosome Z, bPogPus1.pri, whole genome shotgun sequence genome encodes:
- the LOC135192996 gene encoding uncharacterized protein LOC135192996: MWVTWANQTGNMDFCLSLQSATEPFKTCLVGLPGFDPEDFKGYVDNYDCNGIQNASDCAALLIRGLNVILPWDPQELELLGSQKIGNLSTTNWTRTCFAFGTKYQGNLGYWVYRKMSQQWTDVSPGKPYTWGNGREYCGVTPWMSEKEKKRPALDAVYGAGVGQTLWNNGSARALPNNTFLICGDRAWQGIPKNVIGGPCYLGKLTLFAPHKRDWLNMIQAASPGGGSRQKRATKWHNLKADCNDNVQLWSITANVFVTAFIPHLAVAQAVKQLERLTCWSVKEANATTQVLEQLLLDQNSLRHALLQNRAAIDFLLLAQGHGCSDFEGMCCFNLSDHGESIHKQLAWLKNHTNRIIVNENPFDQWLRSTFGGLSPWILQLIKEGLRLLGIVLLTLILLRIGYGCILRGVDRVTGGTALLAQKEKRGIVAEWLKENGHDLEVGKQDEYMELN, from the coding sequence ATGTGGGTGACATGGGCGAACCAGACGGGTAATATGGACTTCTGTCTGAGCCTGCAATCGGCTACTGAGCCTTTTAAAACATGTCTGGTAGGACTACCAGGATTCGACCCGGAAGACTTTAAGGGTTATGTGGACAATTATGATTGTAATGGGATCCAAAATGCTTCAGATTGTGCTGCATTACTGATAAGAGGGCTGAATGTAATCTTGCCCTGGGACCCACAAGAACTAGAGTTATTAGGGAGTCAAAAGATAGGGAATCTGTCCACAACTAATTGGACCCgaacttgctttgcttttgggaCAAAATATCAGGGAAATTTAGGATATTGGGTTTATCGGAAAATGTCACAGCAGTGGACAGACGTATCACCAGGAAAACCTTACACTTGGGGTAATGGTAGGGAATATTGTGGCGTGACACCATGGATGAgcgaaaaggagaaaaagaggccgGCACTGGATGCTGTGTATGGTGCGGGCGTAGGGCAAACCTTGTGGAATAATGGGTCAGCCAGAGCACTTCCTAACAACACCTTCCTTATCTGTGGTGATCGTGCCTGGCAAGGGATCCCAAAAAATGTTATAGGGGGTCCTTGCTATCTGGGGAAACTCACTCTATTCGCACCACATAAAAGAGATTGGTTGAACATGATACAAGCTGCTTCTCCAGGAGGGGGATCACGCCAAAAACGAGCTACAAAGTGGCACAATCTGAAAGCAGACTGCAATGACAATGTACAGTTATGGTCAATAACTGCAAATGTTTTTGTTACTGCATTTATTCCGCATCTTGCTGTAGCACAAGCAGTGAAGCAGTTAGAACGACTGACATGCTGGTCAGTCAAAGAAGCAAATGCTACTACTCAGGTTTTAGAGCAATTACTACTAGATCAGAACAGCTTAAGGCATGCACtactgcagaacagagcagcaatAGATTTCTTGTTATTAGCACAAGGCCATGGTTGTAGCGATTTTGAGGGAATGTGTTGCTTTAACCTCTCGGACCATGGGGAGTCTATCCATAAACAGCTTGCTTGGCTGAAAAATCATACTAACCGCATTATTGTTAATGAAAATCCCTTTGACCAGTGGCTAAGATCAACCTTTGGAGGTTTGTCTCCCTGGATACTACAGCTTATCAAGGAGGGCCTCCGCCTGCTGGGAATAGTACTGCTTACGCTTATATTACTACGCATAGGGTATGGATGCATTCTGAGGGGTGTGGATCGAGTTACTGGGGGTACAGCCCTGCTTGCCcaaaaagagaagaggggaattgttgcagaatggctaaaggaaaatggacatgacttagaggtgggcaagcaggatgagtatatggaactaaattaa